A window of Synergistaceae bacterium contains these coding sequences:
- a CDS encoding transporter substrate-binding domain-containing protein, translating to MGKETDKATRRNGFFRDAFFPARNDKWTKLFLVGFFSLCVFGFVVVLEKETDGSLVYPIYTSFRDVPGVTDEEVAAIEDLQKRRKGFVYAVTLSTEAFYESSGDIGGYSALFCEWLSTLFGIPFKPTIYKWDDLMDAMESLEADFSGEISTTEERRERYFMTGDIAERSVKYMRLAGGERMFTIAKYRPLRFGFLRNTITLELVSPFIEEKFEIFFVNNYEEAYNSLKSGQIDAFFGSSVAEAAFEFYDNVTVADFFPFIYNPVSMATRNPELQPIVSVVQRALENEAFYYLIQLYNQGYRDYLRHKLFVHLTQEEQLYILEHSSSDNAIPFAATYDNYPVSFYNEREKEWQGIAFDVIREIEEITGLRFVPAHHLPIEWTVLLRILEKGEAAMITELIRTREREERFLWANNSFQTDYYALLSNSRYKNVTAHEVLYSKVGIIDATAYAEFFRNWFPSHTNTLVYSNAIEVFNALERGDVDLVMATRNLLLSVTNYMERPGFKINLQFGRPYASTFGFNVREEVLRSIVDKALPLIDTAVITGRWTRRVFDYKSKILEARIPWLVGLAITLFCVIVLLTLALLARLQTEKHLKVMLRERRKDLEAHEVFQDKI from the coding sequence ATGGGTAAAGAAACCGACAAAGCGACTCGACGAAATGGTTTTTTCCGGGATGCTTTTTTCCCCGCGCGAAACGATAAATGGACGAAATTGTTTCTCGTGGGTTTTTTTTCCCTGTGTGTATTCGGTTTTGTCGTTGTTTTAGAAAAAGAAACAGACGGGTCATTAGTATACCCGATTTACACCTCGTTCCGAGACGTCCCCGGTGTCACGGACGAGGAAGTCGCGGCGATAGAGGATTTGCAAAAACGGAGAAAAGGTTTTGTCTACGCGGTGACACTATCCACGGAAGCGTTTTACGAGAGCTCTGGAGATATCGGGGGGTATTCTGCGCTCTTCTGCGAGTGGTTAAGCACTCTTTTCGGAATCCCTTTCAAGCCCACGATCTACAAATGGGATGACCTGATGGACGCTATGGAATCGTTAGAAGCCGACTTCTCAGGAGAGATTAGCACCACGGAGGAACGCCGCGAGCGCTACTTCATGACCGGAGACATTGCCGAGCGTTCCGTTAAATACATGCGCCTCGCGGGAGGCGAGAGAATGTTCACTATCGCAAAGTACCGTCCGCTACGTTTCGGGTTTCTGAGAAATACTATCACTCTAGAGCTCGTTTCACCTTTCATCGAGGAAAAGTTCGAGATTTTTTTCGTAAACAATTACGAGGAAGCCTATAATAGCTTGAAAAGTGGCCAGATCGACGCCTTTTTTGGAAGCAGTGTTGCCGAAGCTGCTTTCGAGTTCTATGATAACGTGACGGTAGCCGACTTTTTTCCGTTTATCTATAACCCGGTTTCTATGGCCACAAGAAATCCCGAACTTCAGCCTATCGTTTCCGTCGTGCAAAGGGCCCTGGAAAACGAGGCCTTCTATTACCTGATCCAGTTGTACAATCAAGGATATAGAGATTACCTGCGGCATAAACTTTTCGTTCACTTGACCCAGGAAGAACAGCTCTACATTTTGGAACACAGCTCGTCGGACAACGCGATTCCTTTCGCCGCCACGTATGACAACTATCCAGTCAGCTTCTACAACGAGCGGGAAAAAGAATGGCAAGGCATCGCCTTCGACGTGATTCGGGAGATCGAGGAAATTACGGGGCTTCGCTTTGTCCCAGCGCACCATCTCCCCATCGAATGGACAGTCTTGTTGCGCATACTCGAAAAGGGTGAGGCGGCGATGATCACGGAACTCATTCGCACCAGAGAGCGAGAAGAGCGTTTCCTCTGGGCAAACAACTCCTTCCAAACCGATTATTACGCGCTCTTGTCCAATTCTCGCTACAAAAATGTCACTGCCCACGAGGTTCTCTACTCGAAAGTGGGAATCATCGACGCCACGGCCTACGCCGAGTTCTTTCGGAACTGGTTTCCAAGTCACACGAACACGTTGGTTTATTCCAACGCCATAGAGGTTTTCAACGCGTTGGAGCGAGGAGACGTAGACCTGGTCATGGCGACTCGAAATCTCCTCCTCAGCGTAACTAACTATATGGAACGACCTGGATTCAAGATCAATCTTCAGTTTGGTCGCCCTTACGCCTCTACCTTCGGATTCAACGTCAGGGAAGAAGTCCTGAGATCCATCGTGGACAAAGCGCTGCCCCTGATCGATACCGCAGTGATCACGGGACGATGGACCCGAAGGGTGTTCGACTACAAAAGCAAAATACTCGAGGCGCGAATACCCTGGCTGGTCGGTCTCGCTATCACGCTCTTCTGCGTGATCGTTCTTCTGACCTTGGCACTCTTGGCTCGCCTCCAGACGGAAAAGCACCTGAAGGTGATGCTCCGGGAGCGAAGAAAGGATCTGGAGGCTCATGAAGTCTTCCAAGATAAAATTTAA
- the ggt gene encoding gamma-glutamyltransferase produces the protein MMKRLMCVGTVFLTVFLTVFLLVLLATTGEAANAPIVFDDVIAESGMVAAANRLASEAGVEILKKGGNAVDAAVATALALNVVEPNASGIGGGGFATVRLKDGKIYCWDFREVAPASATKDLFSSEQSRKEKWSEIGGKSIGVPGSVAGLFTMLEKYGTMTFADVAAPAIRLAEEGFQADALLVSMVKDNFEKISTYNPEGTPYTPDGLPLEEGQLLQQPKLAATFRLLSENGPSVFYTGPISPAIVAAVSKAGGAMTAQDLANYAITERTPITGTYRGYTVVAPPPASSAGTHIVQILNVMENFPVGEWGHNSECFLHYLAETSKMMFADRSRYMADTAFANVPLKGLTSKAYAKTLADNIDDKSKTEIAPGDPFAFEDEKKTSHAPAGEHNAHQSTTHFSVLDKDGNMVGWTWTINYFFGSGVFVPEYGFMLNDEMDDFSGDPESVNAPEPGKRPLSSMTPTLVLTPEGAPFMALGSPGATRIILAVAQIIMNAVDFGMSMDEAIEAPRIFNSVSGGKAGKLMIEAGIDDSTLDALKLRGHDVDPRPKDLYFGGAQGIMLKDGKIIGGADSRRNGVAVGY, from the coding sequence ATGATGAAAAGATTGATGTGTGTGGGAACGGTGTTTCTTACGGTGTTTCTTACAGTGTTTCTTTTAGTGTTATTGGCGACTACCGGAGAAGCGGCCAACGCCCCGATTGTGTTCGATGATGTGATTGCCGAAAGCGGGATGGTGGCCGCGGCCAACCGCCTAGCTTCCGAGGCGGGGGTCGAGATTCTGAAAAAGGGCGGGAACGCCGTGGATGCCGCCGTCGCCACGGCGCTGGCTCTCAACGTCGTCGAACCGAACGCGTCCGGCATTGGCGGCGGTGGTTTCGCCACGGTCCGCCTGAAGGACGGGAAAATTTACTGCTGGGACTTCCGCGAAGTCGCGCCCGCTTCCGCAACAAAGGATCTTTTCTCCTCAGAGCAGTCCAGAAAAGAAAAGTGGTCCGAGATCGGAGGAAAGTCCATCGGGGTTCCAGGTTCTGTGGCGGGGCTTTTCACCATGCTTGAAAAGTACGGTACGATGACGTTCGCTGATGTCGCGGCCCCCGCGATCCGCTTGGCCGAGGAAGGGTTCCAAGCCGACGCCCTTTTAGTGTCGATGGTGAAGGACAACTTTGAGAAAATCAGCACTTACAATCCTGAGGGAACCCCCTACACTCCCGATGGCCTGCCGCTGGAAGAAGGACAGCTTTTACAGCAACCGAAGCTGGCGGCGACTTTCCGCTTGCTCTCGGAAAACGGGCCGTCCGTATTTTATACCGGCCCCATCAGCCCAGCCATTGTCGCGGCGGTCTCCAAGGCGGGCGGCGCTATGACAGCGCAGGACCTCGCGAACTACGCGATCACGGAGCGCACGCCCATCACCGGGACCTACCGCGGATACACGGTCGTTGCCCCTCCTCCTGCTTCCAGTGCCGGAACTCACATCGTTCAGATACTGAATGTTATGGAGAATTTTCCCGTCGGAGAATGGGGACACAACAGCGAGTGTTTCCTTCACTATCTCGCGGAAACGAGCAAAATGATGTTCGCGGACCGTTCCCGCTACATGGCGGATACCGCCTTCGCCAACGTCCCCTTGAAAGGGCTGACGTCCAAAGCCTACGCAAAAACGCTGGCCGACAACATAGACGATAAATCGAAAACCGAGATAGCCCCAGGAGATCCCTTCGCCTTCGAGGACGAAAAGAAGACCTCTCACGCTCCGGCCGGCGAACATAACGCGCACCAGTCCACGACGCACTTTTCCGTGCTGGACAAGGATGGAAACATGGTGGGTTGGACGTGGACCATCAATTACTTCTTCGGCAGTGGCGTCTTCGTGCCCGAATATGGTTTCATGCTGAACGACGAGATGGATGATTTTTCTGGCGATCCAGAGAGCGTGAACGCTCCGGAACCAGGCAAACGTCCCCTGTCTTCTATGACTCCAACGCTGGTGCTGACACCCGAAGGGGCGCCTTTTATGGCCCTGGGATCTCCCGGCGCGACCCGTATCATTCTGGCGGTGGCGCAGATCATCATGAACGCGGTAGATTTCGGCATGAGCATGGACGAGGCCATCGAAGCCCCGCGTATCTTCAACAGCGTCAGCGGTGGCAAAGCGGGGAAACTGATGATCGAGGCTGGAATTGACGATTCCACCCTGGACGCGCTGAAGCTGCGAGGACATGACGTAGACCCGCGCCCAAAAGACCTCTATTTTGGCGGAGCGCAGGGCATTATGCTGAAAGACGGCAAGATTATCGGAGGCGCCGACTCTCGCCGCAACGGAGTAGCCGTGGGATACTGA
- a CDS encoding DUF6305 family protein, with product MRKFLSVFLALACVLLPTSIAFAAEVAITSVGQSPDGMMVRVLTKRLGIETDYDALMKSGAIGTDLKVLITVIGGSSKGLGAAGIDKEEEIARAIDLIEAAKEKNVKVLAMHVGGEGRRGELSDLFVRAVAPLGDRVVVVKSGNADNLFRTLKAAEADLIEVENIQAVAAPLEATLKEWNAAK from the coding sequence ATGAGAAAATTTCTTTCTGTTTTCCTGGCGTTGGCGTGTGTTCTCCTGCCAACGAGTATCGCGTTTGCGGCGGAAGTCGCCATCACGTCCGTGGGGCAAAGCCCTGACGGTATGATGGTAAGGGTGTTGACGAAAAGACTCGGTATTGAAACCGATTATGACGCCCTGATGAAAAGCGGTGCGATCGGGACAGACCTTAAGGTCCTGATTACGGTGATCGGGGGAAGCTCCAAGGGACTCGGGGCGGCCGGAATCGACAAGGAGGAAGAGATAGCGCGCGCGATCGACCTTATCGAAGCGGCCAAGGAGAAAAATGTCAAGGTGCTCGCCATGCACGTTGGCGGGGAAGGCCGAAGGGGCGAACTCTCCGACCTCTTTGTGCGCGCCGTCGCGCCGCTCGGAGATCGCGTTGTCGTGGTGAAGTCGGGAAACGCCGACAATCTTTTCAGAACTCTCAAAGCGGCGGAGGCTGATCTGATCGAGGTCGAAAACATTCAAGCGGTCGCGGCCCCGCTTGAAGCGACCCTCAAAGAATGGAACGCCGCGAAGTAA
- a CDS encoding TRAP transporter large permease subunit: MDWFWPEGLYTVAMIATFALGVFTLKLPVAISMAVSAAIGALFAGFGFPLRHLVEGMFGYLDTILIIATAMIFMNTVQSIGLMEAVAAWIIRRFRGSPFLLICGVMFLVMLPGMLTGSSTACCLTTGALVAPVLIRLGVPSNKAAAFIAIGAVLGMIAPPINIPVMIIGGGIDMPYVGFALPLLVATVPLALLTAAILAYPSLRKRERIDEVELERELERMESARLSPRLFLPFVVLIVLMTGEQTLPGVFPSLGMPLQFLIASASAFLTGRQWNVLESATEAVKDAIPVLGILMGVGMFVQIMTLTGVRGFVVVSALSIPSWLLYASIALTIPAFGAISSFGAASVLGVPFILALLSRDQIIAASALSLIAGLGDLVPPTALAGIFAAQVTGEKDYFVVLRQCVVSAVLIAAWGIGLIVFANPLAAFLR; this comes from the coding sequence ATGGATTGGTTCTGGCCTGAAGGACTCTACACGGTCGCGATGATCGCGACTTTTGCTCTCGGAGTTTTCACGCTGAAGCTCCCTGTAGCAATATCAATGGCCGTCTCAGCCGCCATTGGAGCGCTGTTCGCGGGGTTCGGCTTTCCACTAAGACACTTGGTGGAAGGGATGTTCGGCTACCTGGACACAATCCTAATCATCGCGACAGCGATGATTTTCATGAACACCGTTCAGTCCATAGGATTGATGGAAGCCGTGGCGGCTTGGATTATCAGGCGTTTTCGCGGTTCTCCGTTTTTGCTCATTTGCGGGGTCATGTTTCTGGTCATGTTGCCCGGAATGCTGACGGGTTCCTCCACGGCCTGCTGTCTCACAACGGGGGCGCTCGTCGCTCCCGTATTGATTCGACTGGGAGTCCCCTCGAACAAAGCGGCGGCGTTTATCGCTATTGGAGCCGTACTCGGCATGATCGCGCCCCCAATCAATATCCCGGTGATGATTATCGGTGGCGGCATCGATATGCCCTACGTCGGTTTCGCTCTGCCCTTGCTTGTGGCGACGGTTCCTCTGGCCCTCCTCACGGCCGCTATTCTGGCGTATCCTTCGCTACGAAAGCGGGAAAGGATCGACGAGGTGGAGTTGGAGCGCGAGCTCGAACGGATGGAAAGCGCCCGCCTCAGTCCTCGGCTCTTTCTGCCGTTCGTCGTCCTGATCGTCCTCATGACCGGCGAACAGACTTTGCCGGGAGTTTTTCCGTCGCTTGGAATGCCTTTACAGTTTTTGATCGCGTCGGCTTCCGCGTTTCTGACCGGGAGGCAATGGAACGTTCTGGAATCGGCGACGGAGGCGGTAAAGGACGCTATTCCCGTCTTGGGCATTCTGATGGGCGTGGGGATGTTTGTGCAGATCATGACGCTTACGGGGGTGCGGGGCTTTGTCGTGGTTTCGGCCCTTTCCATCCCGTCCTGGCTGCTCTACGCGAGCATCGCGCTCACGATCCCGGCGTTTGGGGCCATTTCGTCTTTCGGAGCGGCTTCCGTGCTGGGTGTCCCGTTCATTCTGGCGCTTCTGAGCCGCGATCAGATCATAGCGGCCTCTGCCCTCTCGTTAATTGCCGGGCTGGGAGATCTGGTGCCGCCTACCGCGCTTGCTGGAATATTCGCCGCACAGGTGACCGGAGAAAAAGATTATTTTGTGGTTCTCCGGCAATGCGTAGTCTCCGCGGTTCTCATCGCCGCGTGGGGAATTGGGCTTATCGTCTTCGCCAACCCCCTGGCGGCGTTTTTGCGCTAA
- a CDS encoding glutamine synthetase III, with protein sequence MSENEGYVKLRDVFGTLMFDRRAMKERLNSEVYDQLMAAMEGRRKLDASLADTIAMAMRDWAISKGATHWSHWFHPLTELTAEKHLTFTLPSPDGSPIDIFRGKDLIQGEPDASSFPSGGRRSTFEARGYSAWDPSSPAFIVKSAKGGTLCIPSVFLSYDGTPLDQKTPLLRALSAIEERSLKLLKMFGQRGARAVRLTVGPEQEYFLLDRSRAQQRPDIRFCGRTLIGAQPAKDQELDHHYMGSISPRVLAYMDDVGRELALLGVPIMTRHNEVARCQFEFAPLFAEANVACDHNQIVMETMRKLARSHDLRLLFHEKPFADMNGSGKHINISLMDNEGRNLLKATGNHRRNVIFLTFLSAVVLGVAEYHSLLQASIATAGNMFRLGGHEAPPSIMSIYLGQTLTELLSQLDKVDLNLPDKEMLDTGLAKLPSLTPYDCDRNRTSPIAFTGDKFEFRAPGSSQSVALPVTLFASIWAWGLEQLTEMIEARMAQGAEAIDVALDAVKEAIKRGSSVLFEGDAYSAEWHKEARRRGLIEAETIPEKIDLFLRPKNKEMLERLGVFKANEIEMLHEIRMESFERALEIEASILYDMLWEGVLPAISKQLILEKKSLSALDGLDFPEDAAWKKYIRDLGGFKGRLIVEAQKLSAAKEKLGPLTARKRADLLVKEIVPLMDSIRGFCDAAELLIAADIWPYPIYRNLLSLSI encoded by the coding sequence ATGTCGGAGAATGAGGGATATGTAAAGTTACGGGATGTTTTCGGAACGTTGATGTTTGATCGGAGGGCGATGAAGGAAAGGCTGAACAGTGAGGTATACGATCAATTGATGGCGGCGATGGAGGGGCGTCGTAAGCTGGACGCGTCCCTCGCGGATACCATCGCTATGGCGATGAGGGATTGGGCAATCAGCAAGGGAGCAACGCATTGGTCTCATTGGTTTCACCCTCTTACGGAGTTGACGGCTGAAAAACACCTGACTTTTACTCTGCCGTCGCCGGATGGATCTCCCATCGATATTTTTCGTGGTAAGGATTTGATCCAGGGGGAGCCGGACGCGTCCTCTTTTCCCTCAGGGGGGCGGCGTTCCACCTTCGAGGCGCGGGGCTACAGCGCATGGGACCCCAGCAGCCCGGCCTTCATCGTGAAAAGCGCCAAGGGTGGGACATTGTGTATTCCGTCCGTATTTCTCTCCTATGACGGAACCCCTCTGGATCAGAAAACACCTTTGCTGCGCGCTTTGAGCGCCATCGAGGAACGATCACTGAAGCTGTTGAAGATGTTTGGTCAACGGGGTGCGCGCGCGGTACGCCTGACGGTAGGGCCAGAGCAGGAGTATTTTCTTCTGGACCGCTCCAGGGCGCAGCAAAGACCGGATATCCGCTTTTGCGGTCGAACGTTGATCGGAGCGCAGCCGGCGAAAGATCAAGAGCTGGATCATCACTATATGGGGTCCATTTCTCCTCGGGTCCTCGCCTATATGGACGACGTAGGGCGTGAGCTGGCTCTGTTGGGTGTTCCCATCATGACGCGCCACAATGAGGTGGCCCGCTGTCAGTTTGAGTTCGCGCCTCTCTTCGCTGAGGCTAACGTGGCCTGTGACCATAACCAGATTGTCATGGAGACCATGCGCAAGCTGGCTCGGAGCCATGACCTGCGTCTTTTATTCCATGAGAAACCCTTTGCCGATATGAACGGCAGCGGCAAGCACATCAACATCTCATTAATGGACAATGAGGGCCGCAACCTCCTGAAGGCCACGGGCAATCATCGGCGAAACGTGATCTTTTTGACCTTCCTGTCAGCGGTGGTGTTGGGCGTGGCGGAATATCACAGTTTATTGCAGGCCAGCATAGCCACGGCGGGGAACATGTTCCGCCTGGGCGGGCACGAGGCGCCTCCCAGCATTATGAGCATTTATCTCGGACAGACTTTGACGGAGCTTTTGTCTCAACTGGACAAGGTCGATCTGAATTTGCCTGACAAGGAAATGCTGGATACCGGTCTGGCTAAATTGCCCTCCCTCACGCCCTATGACTGTGATAGGAACAGGACGTCGCCCATAGCGTTCACGGGAGATAAGTTCGAGTTCCGCGCTCCAGGTTCGTCACAATCCGTCGCTCTTCCCGTGACTTTATTCGCCTCCATCTGGGCTTGGGGACTGGAGCAGTTGACCGAAATGATTGAGGCTCGTATGGCTCAAGGCGCCGAGGCCATAGACGTAGCGTTGGACGCCGTGAAGGAAGCAATTAAACGAGGCTCCAGCGTTTTGTTCGAGGGCGACGCTTATTCGGCCGAATGGCACAAGGAAGCTCGTCGCAGGGGTTTAATCGAGGCGGAGACCATCCCTGAGAAGATTGATCTTTTTCTTCGGCCCAAAAACAAAGAAATGCTGGAGCGTTTGGGAGTGTTCAAGGCCAACGAGATAGAAATGCTCCACGAGATTCGTATGGAGTCCTTCGAGCGCGCTTTGGAAATCGAGGCTTCTATTCTATATGACATGCTGTGGGAGGGAGTTCTGCCGGCGATTTCGAAGCAGTTGATCCTGGAGAAAAAATCTCTTTCCGCTCTGGATGGGCTGGACTTCCCTGAAGACGCGGCGTGGAAGAAATACATCCGTGACTTGGGCGGTTTTAAGGGGCGCCTGATTGTGGAAGCTCAGAAGCTGTCTGCGGCCAAGGAGAAGCTGGGACCTCTCACAGCCAGGAAACGGGCGGATTTGCTGGTGAAAGAAATTGTGCCTCTAATGGACTCCATTCGAGGGTTCTGCGACGCGGCGGAGCTTTTGATCGCCGCGGACATTTGGCCTTACCCCATTTACCGGAACCTGTTATCGCTTTCGATCTAA
- a CDS encoding succinylglutamate desuccinylase/aspartoacylase family protein yields the protein MNFEPKGNKFTACLLLALAIGVCFPVGHEFDVNLTKDAVVPAEGFQQKMLSEYFEGLKGSPMDTPVFVQQGLESGGSVFILGGTHPNEPSGYMTAVVFLENARVLKGRLFIIPFANMSGFSNTLAQEASPNRIHFTLPDGSARSFRYGSRDTSPIDMWPTPDIYIHKASGQELAGNESKNLNRAYPGDPQGTPVERLAYGIMELLRKENITLAFDLHEASPEYPVVEAIVAHERSMELAAATTMELIGLGIEMRLEPSPKNLRGLSHREWGDATETMPILMESANPSQGRLRGRTDEALVLTGVDKAYRKAAELKRLFVPYDETGKPLNQRVARHVASIKAFLEMLSLLDDSNGVSIENVPGYGDIIEKGVESYLKPLDS from the coding sequence ATGAATTTCGAGCCTAAAGGCAATAAATTTACCGCGTGTTTGCTTTTAGCCCTGGCCATTGGTGTTTGCTTCCCAGTCGGACATGAATTTGATGTCAATTTAACGAAAGACGCCGTTGTTCCAGCGGAAGGGTTCCAGCAGAAAATGCTATCAGAGTACTTTGAAGGGCTGAAGGGCAGCCCTATGGACACTCCTGTTTTTGTCCAGCAAGGACTCGAATCCGGAGGTAGCGTCTTCATTCTGGGAGGGACGCACCCCAACGAGCCATCGGGATACATGACGGCCGTGGTTTTTCTGGAAAACGCGCGGGTCCTCAAGGGACGGTTGTTCATCATTCCATTTGCCAACATGAGCGGTTTTTCAAATACCCTCGCTCAAGAAGCCTCTCCGAACCGAATCCATTTCACGTTGCCGGACGGGTCGGCCCGTTCGTTCCGTTATGGCTCGCGCGACACGAGTCCCATCGACATGTGGCCGACGCCGGATATCTACATTCACAAAGCGTCTGGACAGGAATTGGCCGGCAACGAGAGTAAAAACCTGAATCGCGCGTACCCAGGAGACCCCCAGGGAACTCCGGTGGAGCGCCTGGCTTACGGCATCATGGAACTATTGCGCAAGGAGAACATCACCTTGGCGTTTGACCTGCACGAGGCATCCCCGGAGTATCCTGTGGTCGAGGCCATCGTCGCCCACGAACGCAGCATGGAATTAGCCGCCGCCACCACAATGGAGCTGATTGGGCTGGGAATAGAGATGCGCCTCGAACCCTCGCCGAAAAATTTGCGCGGATTGAGCCACAGAGAATGGGGCGACGCCACGGAGACGATGCCGATTCTGATGGAAAGCGCCAACCCTAGTCAAGGACGCCTGCGCGGACGGACAGACGAAGCTCTGGTCCTGACTGGCGTCGATAAGGCCTACCGAAAGGCCGCTGAGCTGAAACGCCTTTTCGTGCCCTACGACGAAACAGGGAAACCCCTGAATCAGCGAGTCGCTCGCCACGTCGCTTCGATAAAAGCGTTCTTGGAAATGCTATCGCTTTTGGACGATTCCAACGGTGTTTCCATCGAAAACGTGCCGGGTTACGGTGACATCATCGAAAAGGGGGTGGAAAGTTACCTGAAGCCCCTGGACTCATAG